The following coding sequences are from one Vulpes vulpes isolate BD-2025 chromosome 12, VulVul3, whole genome shotgun sequence window:
- the MSANTD4 gene encoding myb/SANT-like DNA-binding domain-containing protein 4, producing MKQLKRKRKSNFSVQETQTLLKEITKRKEVIFSKQLNTTINVMKRMAWEEIAQCVNAVGEGEQRTGTEVKRRYLDWRALMKRKRMKANMKLVGSGFPLPTSDLDDSLTEDIDEKIGFRSDTNFDWQNVADFRDAGGSLTEVKVEEEERDPQSPEFEIEEEEEILSSVIPDSRRENELPDFPHIDEFFTLNSTPSRSAYDEPHLLVNIEKQKLELEKRRLDIEAERLQVEKERLQVEKERLRHLDLEHERLQLEKERLQIEREKLRLRIVSSEKPSLESELGQGEKSLLQPQDIEAEKLKLERERLQLEKDRLQFLKFESEKLQIEKERLQVEKERLRIQKEGHLQ from the exons ATGAAGCAgttgaaaaggaagaggaaaagcaatTTTAGTGTTCAAGAGACTCAGACCCTTTTGAAAGAGATTACAAAACGGAAAGAAGTCATTTTTTCCAAGCAGCTCAACACCACAATCAATGTGATGAAGCGGATGGCCTGGGAGGAGATAGCACAGTGTGTGAATGCCGTCGGGGAGGGAGAACAGAGGACCGGGACAGAGGTGAAGAGGAGGTACCTGGACTGGCGGGCGCtcatgaagaggaagaggatgaaggCCAACATGAAGCTGGTCGGCTCAGGGTTTCCCCTTCCCACATCCGACTTAGACGACTCGCTCACTGAGGACATCGATGAAAAGATTGGATTCCGTAGTGACACAAATTTTGATTGGCAGAATGTGGCAGATTTCCGGGATGCAGGTGGATCCTTGACTGAGGTCaaagtggaagaggaggagagagatccCCAGAGCCCTGAG TTTGAGAtcgaggaggaggaagaaatattGTCGTCCGTGATACCGGATTCCAGGAGGGAGAATGAACTTCCTGATTTTCCGCACATCGATGAGTTTTTTACCCTGAACTCGACGCCGTCTCGGTCTGCCTACGATGAGCCCCACTTGCTGGTGAACATTGAGAAGCAGAAGCTGGAGCTGGAGAAGCGGCGGCTGGATATCGAGGCCGAGCGGCTGCAGGTGGAGAAGGAGCGGCTGCAGGTGGAGAAGGAGCGGCTGCGCCACCTGGACCTGGAGCATGAGCGGCTACAGCTGGAGAAGGAGCGGCTGCAGATCGAGCGAGAGAAGCTGAGGCTCCGGATCGTCAGCTCTGAGAAGCCGTCTTTGGAGAGTGAACTTGGCCAAGGCGAGAAGTCCCTCCTGCAGCCACAGGACATAGAAGCAGAGAAGTTAAAACTGGAGAGAGAACGCTTGCAACTGGAGAAGGACAGGCTGCAGTTTCTGAAATTTGAGTCAGAGAAGCTGCAGATTGAGAAGGAACGCTTGCAAGTGGAGAAGGAGAGACTCCGCATTcagaaggaggggcacctgcaGTGA